TTACGATGCGAACATTCAAATTCCAGCCTCTATCATTGGGTATCGCACCCCTGGTTTTAAAGAACGCGATGCCTATGTTCTTCAAATGATTTCTAGTTATTTAAGTGACGGTCCAAGTTCTAAGCTTAATAAAAAAATGGTTGATGATCAAAAACAAGCATTATCAGTAGGTGCTTTTAACATTGATCAAGAAGATTACGGAATGTATCTTGTTTTTTCATTGCCCCTAGGCGAAACAAGTTTAGAGACTTTAAATACAGAGATTGAAGAAGAAATCACGAAAGTGAGAACCGAATTGATTTCAGAAAAAGATTACCAAAAATTACAAAATAAATTTGAAAATCAGTTTGTTAATTCAAATTCAAGTATTGAAGGTATCGCTGGATCATTAGCCACGAATTACATGCTATATGGTGATACTTCTTTAATTAACAAGCAAATTGATATTTACAGATCTATAACTCGTGAGGAAATTAAAACTGTCGCTGACAAGTATTTAAAGCCTAACCAACGTGTTATTATCGATTATTTACCACAAGAAAAACCTGCAAATTAAACACTACAATGAGAAAAATATATATCACCTTAGTTTTTGCATTCGTTGCCTTTGCAACCAATGCACAAATAGACAGGAGTACCATGCCTAAAGCAGGCCCAGCTCCTGAAATTAATTTAAAAGAACCACAACGCTTTGAGCTTAAAAACGGTTTAAAAGTACTAGTGGTAGAAAACCATAAATTACCTAGAGTTTCGGTACAATTACGGATAGACAATCCTCCGGTTGCTGAAGGGAACAAGGCAGGGGTAAGTTCTTTTGTCGCCAGCCTTTTAGGCAATGGATCCACTAATATTTCAAAAGATGCCTTTAACGAAGAAGTAGATTTTTTAGGGGCCAGAATTAATTTTGGCTCACAAAGCGCTTTTGCAAGTTCTTTATCTAAATACTTCCCTAGAATTATGGAATTAATGGCCGATGCTGCCCTTAATCCAAATTTTACTCAGGAAGAATTTGATAAGGAGAAAGAAAAAATCTTAACGAATTTAAAATCTTCGGAAAAAGATATTGGTGCTATTGCAGGCAGAGCACGATCGGCTTTAGCCTACGGAAAAGATCATCCTTACGGAGAATTTACAACCCCTGAAACTGTAGCAAATATTAAACTTGCGGATGTAAAGCAATATTACAGTAACTATTTTGTACCCGCAAATGCCTATTTGATCGTTATTGGCGATGTAAATATAAAGGATGTTGAAAAATTAGTAAAGAAAAACTTTACGCCTTGGACAAAGGCAACACCACCATCATTTCAATTTTCAAAACCAACAGATGCACAATACACACAAATAAATTTTATTGATGTTCCCAATGCCGTACAATCTGAGGTGGCGGTTCAAAGTTTAGTGAACTTAAAAATGGGAGATGCAGACTTTTTCCCTGCATTAATTACCAACCAAATTTTAGGAGGCGGTGGTGAAGGTCGTTTGTTTTTAAATTTGAGAGAAGATAAAGGCTACACCTACGGATCGTACTCCAATATTGGAAATGACAAATACGCTCCCTCAAGATTTACAGCCACAGCACAAGTAAGAAATGCTGTAACGGATAGCGCTGTTGTTGAAATTTTAAAAGAGATTGATAAAATTAGAAAAGAACCTGTTTCTGAGAAAGATTTAGCCAATACAAAATCTAAATATATTGGACGATTTATCATGGCCTTAGAGCGTCCTGAAACTATCGCTGGTTATGCGCTTAATATTGAAACAGAAAACCTTTCTAAAGATTATTACAAAAACTACTTAGAGCGTATTAATGCGGTAACTATTGCTGATGTTCAAAAAGCAGCACAGAAATATTTTAGCACAGAAAATGCAAGAATTGTAGTTGCCGGAAAAGGTAGTGAAGTACTTGAAAACCTTGAAAAGGTAAGCTTTAATGGCAAAACCATTCCTGTGATGTACTATGATAAAATGGTAAATAAAGTAGAAAAACCAGATTACACTGCTGCCATTCCTGAGGGTATGAATGCAAAAACTGTAATTGAAAACTACATGAAAGCCATTGGCGGAAAAGATAAACTCGCTGGTGTATCGTCTTATTCCATGTCAGCAGAAGCCGAAATTCAAGGTATGAAGTTAAACCTTGAAATTAAA
The sequence above is drawn from the Cellulophaga sp. Hel_I_12 genome and encodes:
- a CDS encoding pitrilysin family protein, producing the protein MRKIYITLVFAFVAFATNAQIDRSTMPKAGPAPEINLKEPQRFELKNGLKVLVVENHKLPRVSVQLRIDNPPVAEGNKAGVSSFVASLLGNGSTNISKDAFNEEVDFLGARINFGSQSAFASSLSKYFPRIMELMADAALNPNFTQEEFDKEKEKILTNLKSSEKDIGAIAGRARSALAYGKDHPYGEFTTPETVANIKLADVKQYYSNYFVPANAYLIVIGDVNIKDVEKLVKKNFTPWTKATPPSFQFSKPTDAQYTQINFIDVPNAVQSEVAVQSLVNLKMGDADFFPALITNQILGGGGEGRLFLNLREDKGYTYGSYSNIGNDKYAPSRFTATAQVRNAVTDSAVVEILKEIDKIRKEPVSEKDLANTKSKYIGRFIMALERPETIAGYALNIETENLSKDYYKNYLERINAVTIADVQKAAQKYFSTENARIVVAGKGSEVLENLEKVSFNGKTIPVMYYDKMVNKVEKPDYTAAIPEGMNAKTVIENYMKAIGGKDKLAGVSSYSMSAEAEIQGMKLNLEIKKTTNDQFMQDVKMMGNSMSKQVVDGNSGYMVMQGQRKDLDETELAKIKVESAPFAELNYDFENLQLEGVEDVDGKKAYKIKISDEKASFYDVTTGLKVQDVVTAEMNGQKMSSSFNFSNYKEVSGILFPFTLTQSMGPQKVDFNVNSIKVNEGVSDADFE